The genomic region gtggtggtgaagAATGGGGTGATAAATAATAACAgcctttgttattttatttgggaCAATTCGTTTTAGTTGTCTTAGATGACaaattttgggttttctttcattCTAGGTTCAAAGGACCTTGTGGTAAAAGCACAGGTTTTAGCTGGTGGTAGAGGAAAAGGAACATTTGAAGGTGGCCTCAAAGGAGGAGTGAAAATAGTTTTTTCGtaagttcttttaaaattatccaACCAAGTGGAAAAACTTCAAAGTTTCACATTATGAATTGAACCTGTTGCTTAGtttaaaatcaatattttaattattaaccttaaaataacaaaaattagatgagattatttttcatgctacttctgttttttccagcagtttgtCACATTCTGAGCTTCTTTTATTCTAGTCCAGAAGAAGCAAAAGATATCTCCTCCAAAATGATTGGAAAGAAGTTGTTTACCAAGCAGACAGGAGAAAAGGGCAGGATATGCAATCAAGTATTTATCTGTGAGCGCAGATATCCCAGGAGGGAATACTATTTTGCAATAACAATGGAAAGGTCGTTTCAAGTGAGTAATATTAGAACTAAAAGCAAACTAATTAACTTGTTATagctgagttttaaaaaaacctcaaaactgTTTACTGTACTGGTTTACTTTGAAACTCAGGAATAAACATAAGCTAAATTTTGTTTCCCATTATGTCTGCCTATATGCTTGCCTTAgtgtttaaatgctttaaagaaTGTAATGCCACAAGTTAAATTTGAGGAATAAGAAATAAACACCAGTAGCCCCAGCTGAAGTTCAGAGGCATATGGCTGAAAGGGACTTGGGTAGAATGAggggtttattttaattttggttttagtttgcACTTCTCTACCAGGCAGTCATGCCAGagtttagtttaaaaatacagctgtgtgtgtgcatgtacaTGACACACTATTTAAGAATGCTGGGAACTATGCaagtaaaaatacttttggAAGAGCCAATGGTTCTGGATAAACCAAACATCCTTTTTCTGCAATCAGTGTGTGGAGGTTTCTAGAGGTGCACAGGTGTGTTCCTCAGTGCTGAGAGTGCAATACTCATTCAGGAGCCAGTAAGATTTGGGCTTAGAGGTGTCTTCAGAGCTTTCAGGAACTTAAAGCATAGTCTCTACTGCTTGAGTTTTCAGTACATGTGGATAGGTAGTTTTTTATTCTAGAATTCAAACCCAGTTACTGAAATGTGTCAGTGTATTTTCTGGCATTACAGAGCATGATTTTCTAAATAACTTTGGCAAAACCAGGGTAAAGCAGATCTtggaacatttattttctgaagtttaaCAAAAGCTGAGTTTGATCTGTCTGGATATTTAGAAGTTTGCAGAAACATGACTCTTGGTAATTAGAGGAGCATCTTTGGCATGAATATGAAAgaattttctgtgaaagaatGAGGAAACCAGtcactcttatttttttttttaatagcaagaTTAGGAGTTAAATattatgttttttccttcttcttctcctgtAGTGTTCTTTCTGATAGGAAAGTATCATTTGTGTTGGATTTTACTACAGTTTTGTGGTCTGGGTACCTGCATTCTGTTGTACTCTATAATAAAGCTGTGAAGATCCAAATGTTATAGTAGACACCCCAGATTTACCACAAGGTGGcattaaaatactgtaaatgaTTGGATTTTATCATCTTAAAATTTTGTACTATTCAAGCAAGCATCCTTACGAAGCTAAAACTTACTGTAACAGATTTAAGAAGATTAgataaagcaaacatttttctaaCTTGTTCTTACTCttgtataaaaagaaattttattagTGTATAGCTCTGTGGATTATTGTCTTCATAGGGATATGCCTTGTTTCTACTGCTGACTAAGTCATGTTTTTAGGTGTGCttgtaatttctgtaatttttcttggATGCTTATGATGAGGAAATGCCTTTCAAAAGAAGGAAGTGTGAATGTTGGAGAGCACACAGAGTGTGTATTCCTGGTGTTATTGCAAACTTCTTCCtttaaggagggaaaaaagtttGTAAAATAGTTTGAAGTGGAACTTGATGTCTTGGATGTTATTCATTGAGAAGGGCAAGAGTTTGTTGTAAGCAAAACTGTTCACTTTGGTCAGTGATGTGTTATTTTATAATGTGTTTGTTGCTTCTTGACTGTTCAAGATATGAATATCCAGAAGCATTTATTGTGTTGAAGCTCCCTATTAGGTGTAGAATAATTTGCCATCTCTTTGTTTCCATTTGGAAGGATAGTGGTGGGAGCAGTGTGATTATTGTTCTCTGAACCAGTGTCACACTTTAATTGCTAAACATAATAAGACTTTTTAGTGTTTTAATACCTGTTCTGATATGTACCTGTCATGGTACACCAGCTGTCATCATTCATGCCGGGGTGTTGTGGTAAGGGAAGGTAGCTTGAGGTGCTACAAGTATGTTTTTACTGTAAACTGGAGGACTGTTGTCATGTGGAGAGGTTTTGAGGTTCCCTGGTAGTGAGTCCTTGATGCTTTTGTTGAAATGtagttactttttttaaaaaaaaaatcttggctgCAAATTTTAACAATTCCTATTTCTTAGGTTCTTTTATTATTGAATATTTGAGAGATGTTCTGTCAGAATTCTGTGGCTTGCTTTCAGGGATGTCTATAGTTGTTGAGTTTTGAGATTTTACTGAACAGGAATGATTTGCAGTCATTTGTCTCTAGGTTCTGCAGACCTAGATTTGGCCTTGGAGTTGGAGCATAGTGGAGGGGCTGTGTATTtgatgtgtgtttgtgtggggatgagaggagaaagggggaggagaggcagcTGTTCTTTTTCTGGAACCAACCTAGAACATAAAATGCATACAATTACAAAGTTGAATGTTTATAAAAATTTATAACTAGCCTGTCTTTGTTAATTGCTGTGTTGCTATATTGCATACAAAGTATATTCCTTGTTAAAAGAAATTTGACCCAACGTACACCTTAACATTTGGAAAGTATTATTGAAAGGCTTAATATAGTTGAATAGATAGTAACAGTCTCCCCAGAAAAAGCATACAAGTAAAAtacctcccccccaaaaaatactTTCCAACTAACTAAAGTTTCATTGCTGTAAGGTATCTTATGGGAAGAATTCATTTTCAATTGTGTGGTATAAAATTactcatgcttttctttttttcctttttgttccaGGGTCCTGTGCTGATAGGCAGTTCTCAGGGTGGTGTTAATATTGAAGATGTTGCTGCAGAGAATCCTGATGCAATAATTAAGGAGCCCATTGATATAGTGGAAGGCATAAAAAAGGAACAAGCTGTTAGGGTAATTGTTAATGTAGAAAAGTACACATTAGTGAGGCTGGGAGGATTGCTTCTAAATTTTGTAAAGCGTGTGTGCATTCAACCTGCTGAGTTGTCTTACATCCTTTTGACATTTTGAAACAGATATTAACTGCATATCCAGTTATTTTTAGGTGATAGTCAATGTAAATCAACTTCTGTATTGAAGTGCTTTATCTAGCCTTTATGTAGTTTCATAAAGGCATATAATGGTGGCTTTTTACTAGTTCCTTTCTGGAGTAAGTGCAGTGTTTTGTAATAAAAGCAATCTTTTCAAACCCAAGACTTAATTTTTCTCCAGGAAGATGGGAGAGATTCTAAGACAATTACAATTGACATTGTGAAATAATAGCTAAACTTTTCCCACTTTCCCATTCCCAGATTGAATCAGGTGGTTTTTCATTGTGTGAAAAACATTCCCAAACTGTAACTGAATCAAACATCAGCTAACTGGTAACCAATTTTTTACTTCCAGCTTGCCCAAAAAATGGGATTTCCTTCTAATCTTGTGGATGAAGCAGCTGACAATATGATGAAATTATATAATCTCTTCATGAAGTATGATGCTACCATGATAGAAATAAATCCTATGGTGGAAGATTCGTCAGGAGCtggtaatgttttttttcatattcttcatGTGGCAGGTTTCCATTTTTGTAAATCTGAGTTAATTGCTTTGCATTGCTAAAACTTTGGCTGGATAGAGCAAGAGGACTTAGAATTAACATGGTATATTGAAAAAGGAATTTAATGAAGCATCTGAATTTGAGAATGTAAGCATAATAGATATCTGCTCTTAATTACTGAATAGGATTCTAAGTTTTAAATAGCTTAATTTGTTTagctatttaaaaagaacacattttccACTCTTGATTGTTTGGCTGCCTGGAGTAAGGCATTTCTGGCAACTGTCTTTTCAAAATTAGTGACTGGAAACTTGAGCCATCTTTTGTATTCAAAGTTGGTAGTGAAAAGTTTACCAGAATAGTAGCATCTTCTAGAAGTCTCCTACCTCTAGTGCTTGGGCATCAGAATGACTGATTTGAGTTTGATGTATTTAGACTATAGGTGCTTAAGTGGTAGCTTGATGTTTATCAGTGTTTTAGCATGTCCAGTGGCAGAATAGCTAATACTCAATCACAGCCAATTCCACTCTCCCCAAAAATTGAATCTCATCTGTAGTGAGGGGTAGAGATGAACTCTTACATTTCTACAGACAGAAACTTAGTTCTAATGTAAAGAATACTCTGAAGTTTTCCACATCACCTGATCTAGCtaagtgaaatttatttttgtgtgtattcTTCTGACACCTTTTCTCCCAACTCAGGtgttttttcattgtgtttctATGTGCTTATGTGCATGCAGACAGAcactatatatttatatatatttaacctaaaagcagaaaacagggatttaaaaaatccaaaccagagACAATCCAATGTTGGTATTAATTTTGTGCCATTTCCTGAAATGTAATTTGCCCAGATTTATCAAACAGTTTGGAAGAAAGTGTCTTCAGCTTTAGGGTGTCTCAAAAAATACAgttgtctttgctttttgtgCAGTTAAAGGGACTCAGCTGATTGTGTGGTAAACTGTAGAGAATCTTCTATTTATATGCAGTGCTAAGTGTGTGTTAACAACAAAACTTTTAAGTTTGGACTGCATGAGCCAGCTGCCAAGTTTGACTTAACGTAAATTAACATACTTCTTTTAGCAGTTTAAGTATTATTCTAGTAtgaaatgattttatttttcctttcagtgttgTGTATGGATGCAAAGATAAACTTTGACAGTAATTCAGCCTATCGCCAGAAGAAGATCTTTGATATGCAGGATTGGACACAGGAGGATCAAAGAGACAGGGATGCTGCAAAATCAGATCTCAACTACATAGGATTGGATGGAAACATAGGCTGCTTAGGTGTGTTGtatttaatggatttttaaatgaCTTAATGAATTTATGAATTGAATTCCTAAATGTTATCTTTATTCTCATATAGTCAATGGTGCTGGTTTAGCTATGGCCACAATGGATATAATTAAACTTCATGGTGGAACTCCAGCAAACTTCCTTGATGTTGGTGGTGGTGCTACAGCACAGCAAGTGACAGAAGCCTTCAAGCTTATTACCTCTGATAAGAAGGTGAGGGAGGTGTTGGCATATCAAGGTATTACACAGTGGTAAAACAGGATATAATTTGAAAGACAGTGCTTAGTGTATGTAAAAACATGCTTTTATAAACAtagaattaaaaaggaaagaaaatggtgaTGTTGGCTTGAGCTTGGTGCAACTGAAGGAGGCCTTAAAATCTGTtgaattttttctccttttttagaAATAGGTTCTTTGGCTGTGTACTCAGTGGGCAGTTTTGTGTCCTCTGGTTGAAGTTAAGCTGCAGTTGAATCTTTCCAGCAGTCTTTGAATCAGCAACTCTCTATGACTGCTGTTTAAACAGAAACCAGGATTCAGATGGGTTTCCATTTTTTGGGGGCCTGATTTGCAAGCTGGGTCTGTTTTGTGCATAGAGTTGTGGAGATGAGTATTAACAGTGCCATACACAGGCAAGTTTCCAAGGTACTAGTTTTATGTAATGTAGGATAAAATAACTTGGCTGTGGGCTTGGAAGGGCATTAATGTTTTATCCTATCTCAAGTTTGTCAGGAGTGCAtgaatattattaaaataataaattgatTGAAACTAGAGGAAGAGATCTATGAGCCCAGAAGGATGAGTTGGGTTCAGGGACTGTTTGGAACAGCCCTCTGAGGTGCCAGTGTAAGCAGCTTCTGCCCTATAGCAGAGAcaagtttcttttctcctccaatGATGTCCACCCATTTCTACTCctacttttttccatttttttaccATTAACCATGATCTTTTTACCCCTCTGTTCCACCACTTGTGTAGAACAAGACTTCCCTTTAACCTCAGGCTTATTCCTCCTGaataaaatgtatataaatcATATACTGTATAAACAGTGCCTTGTTTCAGTTTTGTAAACTTTGTAGTTTTTATCATGGCTTCCTCAGTATGTGCAGGTGCTAGTGTGGGACCTACCTCTGCTGTTAGAAGTGGAAAACAGCTGACAGATTAGTTGTAAAATAACTAATGGAGTTTCATCT from Heliangelus exortis chromosome 1, bHelExo1.hap1, whole genome shotgun sequence harbors:
- the SUCLA2 gene encoding succinate--CoA ligase [ADP-forming] subunit beta, mitochondrial: MAASIICSRVSAGMRGSGLRATLGTATAKVLGGSSGILNNHGFQVQQQQQRRLSLHEYLSMGLLKEAGISVPHGLVAKTPDEAYKIAKEIGSKDLVVKAQVLAGGRGKGTFEGGLKGGVKIVFSPEEAKDISSKMIGKKLFTKQTGEKGRICNQVFICERRYPRREYYFAITMERSFQGPVLIGSSQGGVNIEDVAAENPDAIIKEPIDIVEGIKKEQAVRLAQKMGFPSNLVDEAADNMMKLYNLFMKYDATMIEINPMVEDSSGAVLCMDAKINFDSNSAYRQKKIFDMQDWTQEDQRDRDAAKSDLNYIGLDGNIGCLVNGAGLAMATMDIIKLHGGTPANFLDVGGGATAQQVTEAFKLITSDKKVLAILVNIFGGIMRCDVIAQGIVVAVKDLDLKIPIVVRLQGTRVDDAKALITASGLKILACDDLDEAAKMVVKLSEIVTLAKEAQVDVKFQLPI